A stretch of the Lactuca sativa cultivar Salinas chromosome 9, Lsat_Salinas_v11, whole genome shotgun sequence genome encodes the following:
- the LOC111889503 gene encoding uncharacterized protein LOC111889503 → MEEVKKVVLNENCSTAMLNRLPKKKGDPGSLTLPCQFGNLTTIYALADSGASVNLMPYSFFKKLDLPEPRPIRMAIHLANKTVTFPRGICEDILVKVDKFVFPADFIILDMEADPQVPIILGRPFLNTANAIVDMRDSKLTLRVGDDSVTFEVDQAMKYSRTSDDTAFLIDMLDELLEGDIPEDSNKFAVLDEAFDP, encoded by the coding sequence atggaagaagtgaagaaggtGGTACTCAATGAAAACTGCTCAACTGCTATGCTAAATAGGCTACCTAAGAAGAAAGGCGACCCGGGGAGTTTGACCttaccttgccaatttggcaacttgACCACCATTTACGCCTTAGCCGATTCGGGAGCAAGTGTGAATCTAATGCCTTATTCATTCTTCAAGAAGCTAGATCTCCCGGAACCAAGGCCAATTCGTATGGCAATACACTTGGCCAACAAAACAGTCACCTTTCCAAGAGGCATATGCGAAGACATACTAGTCAAGGTGGATAAATTTGTCTTTCCTGCTGATTTCATCATTCTAGACATGGAGGCGGATCCACAAGTACCAATCATCCTTGGAAGGCCCTTCCTCAACACGGCCAACGCTATAGTAGACATGAGAGACTCAAAGCTCACCTTGCGGGTCGGGGACGATTCAGTAACATTCGAGGTGGACCAAGCTATGAAGTATTCTAGGACCAGTGACGACACAGCATTCTTAATCGACATGCTTGATGAACTATTGGAGGGAGACATACCTGAAGATTCCAACAAGTTTGCAGTTTTAGATGAAGCATTTGATCCATAA